The segment GACCGCCGCACACCGGAAGGCACTTACAGGATTATTGCCAAAAAACTCCATGCCGAATGGGGGCATTTTTTATTGCTCGACTATCCCACACAAAGTGATATTGAAAAATTCAATGCCCGTAAATCGCAGGGTGTTATTCCAGCCAATGCAAGACCGGGCGGAGGTATTGGCATACATGCAACACGAAGAAATGAAGATCGTTTTGTAGACTACTATTACAACTGGACCTTGGGTTGCATTTCCACCAAACGTGAGTACGCTAAAGAATTATATACACTCCTTCCTGTTGGCACTGAAGTAACCATACTCCGGTAAAATACCGTCTTAAGGGTATACCCTTAGTAAAAAGGAAGTGCTTTATTTGGTTTCAAACTCCACAACATGAAACCAATGAATTTTCTGTTACTCCTCTTGATGGGTAGCAGTCTTGCAACGCAAGCCCAAAAACTTTCCAAAGAAGGAACACACGAAATTTCAAAAAAAGCAAACAAAGGCTACTTGTATGAGCCAACGGT is part of the Lacibacter sediminis genome and harbors:
- a CDS encoding L,D-transpeptidase family protein — translated: MKNRSTPLIFCCVLMLLLSGFSFFSRSKTSIHKPAVRKSAYYKVVIDKSNYELKVYDEEGWLFTYPVVFGSSELTDKMMEGDRRTPEGTYRIIAKKLHAEWGHFLLLDYPTQSDIEKFNARKSQGVIPANARPGGGIGIHATRRNEDRFVDYYYNWTLGCISTKREYAKELYTLLPVGTEVTILR